A DNA window from Bacteroides cellulosilyticus contains the following coding sequences:
- the purL gene encoding phosphoribosylformylglycinamidine synthase: MAVECDHALTQAESDKLCWLFGEATPESEENLKGHFVGPRREMITPWSTNAVEITQNMGLSGISRIEEYFPVKDENADRDPMLQRMYKGLDQEVFTTNRKPEPIVHIEDLEAYNEKEGLALSKEEMDYLKKVEQDLGRKLTDSEVFGFAQINSEHCRHKIFGGTFIIDGVEQESSLFQMIKKTTQENPNKIISAYKDNVAFAEGPVIEQFAPADHSKPDYFQVKDIKSVISLKAETHNFPTTVEPFNGASTGTGGEIRDRMGGGKGSWPIAGTAVYMTSYPRTDEDRSWEEILPVRQWLYQTPEQILIKASNGASDFGNKFGQPLICGSVLTFEHCEEATSYELRATSSAQPLVAGSPVAGSSTTYGYDKVIMLAGGVGYGTKRDCLKGTPEAGNKVVVIGGDNYRIGLGGGSVSSVDTGRYSSGIELNAVQRANAEMQKRAYNVVRALCEEDNNPVVSIHDHGSAGHVNCLSELVEECGGVIDMSKLPVGDKTLSAKEIIANESQERMGLLIEEEAIEHVRKVAERERAPMYVVGETTGDHRFAFQQADGVRPFDLAVEQMFGSSPKTYMVDKTVERHYEMPKYEQSKLHEYLTNVLQLEAVACKDWLTNKVDRSVTGKIARQQCQGELQLPLSDCGVVALDYRGEKGIATSLGHAPQAALADPAAGSVLSVSEALTNLVWAPMAEGMDSISLSANWMWPCRSQEGEDARLYTAVKALSDFCCALQINVPTGKDSLSMTQKYPDGSKVISPGTVIVSAGGEVSDVKKVVSPVLVNNEKTTIYHIDFSFDTLKLGGSAFAQSLGKIGDEVPTVQDAEYFRDAFLAVQELVNKGLILAGHDISAGGLITTLLEMCFANVEGGMEINLDKMKEHDLVKLLFAENPGIVIQVSDKHKEEVKQILEDAGVGFVKIGKPTDERHILVSKDDATYQFGIDYMRDVWYSTSYLLDRKQSMNGCAKKRFENYKMQPLEFAFMPGFKGKFSQYGIDPNRRTPTGIRAAIIREKGTNGEREMAYSLYLAGFDVKDVTMTDLISGRETLEDVNLIVYCGGFSNSDVLGSAKGWAGAFLFNPKAKEALDKYYAREDTLSLGVCNGCQLMMELNLINPEHKKNGKMLHNESHKFESRFLGLTIPTNRSVMFGSLSGSKLGIWVAHGEGKFSLPYDEDKYNVVAKYSYDEYPANPNGSDYSIAAIASADGRHLAIMPHLERSIFPWQNGCYPADRLHSDQITPWMEAFVNARKWVEEKVK; the protein is encoded by the coding sequence ATGGCCGTAGAATGTGACCACGCACTCACCCAGGCAGAAAGCGACAAACTCTGCTGGCTTTTTGGAGAAGCCACCCCCGAAAGTGAAGAAAACCTGAAAGGACATTTCGTTGGTCCACGCCGCGAAATGATTACTCCTTGGAGTACAAATGCTGTGGAAATCACCCAGAATATGGGTTTGAGCGGTATATCACGCATCGAAGAGTATTTCCCCGTAAAGGACGAAAACGCCGACCGCGACCCGATGCTGCAACGCATGTACAAGGGACTGGATCAGGAAGTATTCACCACCAACCGTAAGCCGGAACCGATCGTCCACATCGAAGACCTGGAAGCTTACAACGAAAAAGAAGGTCTGGCACTCTCTAAAGAAGAGATGGACTACCTCAAGAAAGTAGAACAAGACCTTGGACGTAAACTGACCGACTCCGAAGTATTCGGTTTCGCCCAGATCAATTCCGAACACTGCCGCCACAAAATCTTCGGCGGGACATTCATCATCGATGGTGTGGAACAAGAGTCTTCCCTCTTCCAAATGATTAAGAAGACTACACAGGAGAATCCGAATAAAATCATTTCAGCTTATAAAGATAATGTAGCCTTTGCCGAAGGTCCGGTAATTGAACAATTTGCTCCGGCAGACCACTCAAAGCCCGACTATTTCCAGGTAAAAGATATTAAGAGCGTTATCTCACTGAAGGCTGAAACACACAACTTCCCGACTACCGTAGAACCGTTCAACGGTGCATCTACCGGTACAGGTGGAGAGATTCGTGACCGTATGGGTGGCGGTAAAGGTTCCTGGCCAATTGCCGGAACTGCCGTTTACATGACTTCATATCCCCGTACAGACGAAGATCGTTCCTGGGAAGAAATCCTTCCGGTACGCCAATGGCTGTATCAGACTCCCGAACAGATTCTGATCAAAGCATCCAATGGTGCCAGCGACTTCGGTAACAAGTTCGGTCAACCGCTGATCTGTGGTTCTGTACTGACTTTCGAACATTGTGAAGAAGCTACGAGCTACGAGCTACGAGCTACAAGTTCAGCGCAGCCACTTGTAGCTGGTAGCCCCGTAGCTGGTAGCTCCACCACCTACGGTTACGACAAAGTAATCATGCTTGCCGGTGGTGTGGGTTACGGTACGAAACGTGACTGCCTGAAGGGTACTCCCGAAGCCGGTAACAAAGTTGTCGTGATTGGTGGTGATAATTACCGTATCGGCTTGGGTGGCGGTTCCGTATCTTCAGTAGATACCGGACGCTACAGCAGCGGTATTGAGTTGAACGCCGTACAGCGCGCCAACGCAGAAATGCAGAAACGTGCCTACAATGTGGTACGTGCCCTCTGCGAAGAAGACAACAATCCGGTGGTATCCATCCACGACCACGGTTCAGCCGGACACGTAAACTGTCTCTCCGAATTGGTGGAAGAATGTGGTGGCGTGATAGACATGAGTAAATTGCCCGTAGGTGACAAAACCTTGTCTGCCAAAGAAATTATCGCCAACGAAAGCCAGGAACGTATGGGATTGCTGATTGAAGAAGAAGCTATCGAGCATGTACGTAAAGTGGCTGAACGTGAACGTGCCCCAATGTATGTGGTAGGTGAAACTACCGGTGACCATCGCTTCGCTTTCCAACAAGCTGACGGTGTACGTCCGTTCGATCTTGCCGTAGAACAGATGTTCGGTTCGTCTCCCAAAACTTACATGGTGGACAAAACCGTGGAACGCCACTATGAAATGCCTAAATACGAACAATCCAAGTTGCACGAATATCTGACGAACGTATTGCAGCTGGAAGCTGTTGCCTGCAAAGACTGGTTGACCAATAAGGTAGACCGCTCTGTAACCGGCAAGATTGCCCGCCAACAATGTCAGGGTGAATTGCAATTACCGCTGAGTGACTGTGGCGTGGTTGCTCTCGACTATCGTGGTGAGAAAGGTATCGCTACTTCACTGGGACATGCTCCGCAAGCTGCACTGGCAGATCCGGCTGCCGGTTCAGTACTTTCTGTCAGCGAAGCACTGACCAACCTGGTATGGGCTCCGATGGCTGAAGGAATGGACAGTATTTCACTCTCCGCCAACTGGATGTGGCCTTGCCGCTCACAGGAAGGTGAAGATGCACGTCTCTACACCGCCGTAAAAGCATTGAGCGACTTCTGCTGTGCACTGCAAATCAATGTGCCTACCGGAAAAGACTCTCTGTCCATGACTCAGAAGTATCCCGACGGTAGCAAAGTAATCTCTCCGGGAACCGTCATCGTTTCCGCAGGCGGTGAAGTTTCTGATGTGAAGAAAGTGGTTTCTCCCGTACTTGTCAACAACGAAAAGACAACGATTTATCATATCGACTTCAGTTTTGATACACTGAAGCTGGGTGGTTCGGCCTTTGCGCAATCATTGGGCAAGATTGGCGACGAAGTACCCACTGTACAAGATGCCGAATATTTCCGCGACGCTTTCCTTGCCGTTCAGGAACTGGTGAACAAAGGACTGATTCTTGCCGGGCACGATATTTCTGCCGGTGGCCTGATTACTACCTTACTCGAAATGTGCTTCGCCAATGTAGAAGGTGGTATGGAAATCAATCTCGACAAGATGAAGGAACACGACCTCGTGAAACTCCTGTTTGCCGAGAACCCGGGTATTGTTATCCAGGTAAGCGACAAGCATAAGGAAGAAGTAAAACAAATATTGGAAGATGCCGGAGTAGGTTTTGTGAAGATTGGTAAGCCGACCGATGAACGCCACATCCTCGTATCTAAAGATGACGCTACTTATCAGTTCGGTATCGACTATATGCGTGATGTTTGGTATTCTACTTCTTACCTGCTCGACCGCAAGCAATCTATGAACGGTTGCGCCAAGAAGCGTTTCGAGAACTACAAGATGCAGCCACTGGAATTCGCTTTCATGCCCGGCTTCAAAGGTAAATTCTCTCAATATGGCATCGACCCGAACCGCCGTACACCGACAGGCATCCGCGCAGCAATCATCCGCGAAAAAGGAACGAACGGTGAGCGCGAAATGGCTTACTCCCTGTATCTGGCAGGCTTTGATGTGAAAGACGTCACCATGACCGACCTTATCAGCGGACGTGAGACATTGGAAGACGTGAACCTGATTGTTTATTGTGGTGGTTTCTCCAACTCAGACGTATTGGGTTCTGCCAAAGGTTGGGCAGGAGCTTTCCTCTTCAATCCGAAAGCTAAAGAAGCACTCGACAAGTATTACGCACGCGAAGATACGCTTTCATTGGGTGTTTGTAATGGTTGCCAGTTGATGATGGAATTGAACCTCATCAATCCCGAACATAAGAAAAACGGTAAAATGCTGCATAATGAATCTCATAAATTCGAATCGAGATTCCTGGGACTTACCATTCCTACCAACCGCAGCGTAATGTTCGGCTCTCTAAGTGGCAGCAAACTCGGTATATGGGTAGCTCACGGAGAAGGAAAATTCTCTTTGCCTTACGACGAAGATAAATATAATGTGGTAGCCAAATATAGTTATGACGAGTATCCTGCCAATCCGAATGGCTCCGACTACTCCATAGCAGCCATAGCAAGTGCCGACGGACGCCATCTGGCTATCATGCCTCACCTGGAGCGCTCTATCTTCCCGTGGCAGAACGGTTGTTATCCTGCCGACCGCCTGCACAGCGACCAGATCACTCCATGGATGGAAGCCTTCGTCAATGCACGTAAATGGGTAGAAGAAAAGGTTAAGTAG
- a CDS encoding IS1182 family transposase produces the protein MLSQQQDFILSPYTALYDLVVSKDNLLRRINDLVDFSFVYQELVSKYCSDNGRTAESPIRMFKYLLLKTIYDISDVDVVERSQYDMSFKYFLGMAPEEGVINPSSLCKFRKMRLKDMDLLTLLIKKTVSLAVEKGIITSRTIIVDATHTASRSNPSSPIELLKLRSKQLRKALYEVDEDIKDSLPQKNEDDDLSRELDYTQRLLSTIEDNQGMSNIPAVKQRLNMLRETLDDIQDHYTTSIDGDARVGHKSEDSSFFGYKTHIAMSDERIITAAIVTSGDKGDGPQLSSLVEESRKNGMQVDTVIGDTAYSGNENLKLAEDEEKGFELISRIHPIISNGFRKEDDKFDFNKDAGMFVCPAGHMAIRKAKQGKSDGKWNQTWTYYFDVEKCKVCSRREGCYKNGAKSKTYSVSIKTSQQEAQLEYQQTKDFKTKAGKRYKIEAKNSELKHVYGYERAQSYGLYCMQMQGALAIFASNIKRILKLI, from the coding sequence ATGTTATCACAGCAACAAGATTTTATACTCAGCCCCTACACCGCTCTATATGATCTAGTGGTGTCAAAGGATAACCTTTTACGGCGTATTAATGATTTGGTGGATTTTTCTTTTGTCTACCAAGAGTTGGTTAGCAAGTATTGTAGTGACAATGGACGTACTGCAGAGAGTCCTATCCGTATGTTCAAATACCTTTTGCTCAAAACCATCTATGATATCTCTGATGTAGATGTTGTTGAGCGTTCTCAATATGACATGTCATTCAAGTATTTCCTAGGTATGGCTCCTGAGGAAGGTGTCATCAATCCCAGTTCGCTTTGTAAATTCCGCAAGATGCGTCTCAAAGATATGGACTTGCTAACTCTTCTGATAAAGAAGACTGTAAGTCTGGCTGTGGAAAAAGGAATCATCACTTCCAGGACAATCATTGTTGATGCGACTCATACAGCATCAAGATCCAATCCATCTTCTCCCATAGAGCTTCTCAAACTACGTAGCAAACAATTAAGAAAAGCGCTTTATGAAGTTGACGAGGATATAAAAGACTCACTGCCGCAAAAAAATGAAGACGATGATCTGTCCCGTGAGTTGGATTATACCCAAAGGCTTCTTTCTACAATAGAGGATAACCAGGGCATGTCCAATATTCCGGCAGTCAAACAACGTCTTAATATGTTGAGGGAAACTCTTGATGACATTCAAGACCACTATACTACGTCCATAGACGGGGACGCGAGAGTTGGTCATAAGAGTGAAGACAGTTCCTTCTTTGGCTACAAGACACATATAGCCATGAGCGATGAACGTATCATCACCGCGGCTATAGTTACTTCCGGAGATAAAGGGGACGGCCCCCAATTGAGCTCATTGGTGGAAGAGAGCAGAAAGAACGGTATGCAGGTCGATACCGTTATTGGTGATACCGCATACTCAGGAAACGAAAATCTGAAATTGGCAGAAGATGAAGAAAAAGGATTCGAGTTGATATCCAGGATACATCCTATTATTAGCAACGGATTCAGAAAGGAGGACGATAAATTCGATTTCAATAAAGATGCCGGTATGTTTGTCTGCCCTGCCGGACATATGGCTATAAGAAAAGCCAAACAAGGAAAGAGCGATGGTAAATGGAATCAAACCTGGACGTATTATTTTGATGTAGAGAAGTGTAAGGTATGTTCACGGCGGGAAGGATGTTATAAAAATGGGGCAAAGAGCAAGACTTATAGTGTTTCCATTAAGACAAGCCAACAAGAAGCCCAGCTGGAATATCAACAGACAAAAGATTTTAAAACAAAAGCCGGGAAAAGATATAAGATTGAAGCCAAGAATTCTGAATTAAAACACGTGTATGGCTATGAGAGAGCGCAGTCATATGGCCTGTATTGTATGCAGATGCAAGGCGCATTGGCTATTTTCGCATCAAATATCAAGAGAATTCTCAAATTAATCTAA
- a CDS encoding chromate transporter, whose protein sequence is MLYLQLFYTFFKIGLFGFGGGYAMLSMIQGEVVTRYEWLTPQEFTDIVAISQMTPGPIGINSATYVGFTATGSVWGSVIATFAVVLPSFILMLAISKFFLKYQKHPAVEAVFSGLRPAVVGLLASAALILMNTENFSSPKEDMYSFIVSCIIFLVAFVGTRKYKVNPIVMIIVCGIAGFILY, encoded by the coding sequence ATGCTTTATCTCCAGTTATTCTATACATTCTTCAAAATAGGTCTTTTCGGCTTTGGCGGCGGATATGCCATGCTTTCAATGATACAAGGTGAAGTAGTCACACGTTACGAGTGGCTGACACCGCAAGAGTTTACAGATATTGTAGCTATCAGTCAGATGACTCCCGGACCTATCGGAATCAATTCGGCAACGTATGTAGGCTTCACGGCTACCGGAAGTGTGTGGGGTTCTGTCATCGCTACTTTTGCAGTAGTGCTTCCTTCATTCATCCTGATGTTGGCTATCAGCAAGTTTTTCCTGAAATACCAGAAACACCCGGCTGTTGAAGCAGTATTCAGCGGATTACGTCCGGCAGTGGTAGGTCTTCTGGCATCAGCGGCCTTGATATTGATGAATACTGAGAATTTTAGTTCACCTAAAGAAGATATGTACTCGTTTATCGTCAGTTGCATCATCTTCCTGGTGGCTTTTGTGGGTACCCGGAAATATAAAGTCAATCCGATAGTGATGATTATAGTCTGCGGAATAGCAGGTTTCATATTGTATTAA
- a CDS encoding response regulator, translating to MRKFIIFFLFTYISSFCIAQTYKYLGVEDGLSNRRVYAIQKGPKGYMWFLTHNGIDRYDGKNFKQYRLIDSEIEVNSMLNLSWLYVGVDGTLWEIGKKGRVFRYDAKHDRFQLVYKLPDEVVKGNPTPVSYGFIDSNNIVWLCNEEALYLYDTNTEKTTVIKNHIGESITDIEQIDPEHYFIGTDVGIHHAELKDNVLNLSPCNWLDKLKMQVNELYFHKANRKLFIGTFQKGIYLYDMNIHQTVELNVGLQDVSITRIKAFNDKEILIATDGAGIYKMNVDTYECTPYIVADYNSYNAMNGNSIYDFYVDDERIWMANYPIGITVRNNQYASYEWIKHSIGNKQSLINDQVNAIIEDHEGDLWFATNNGISLYSTKTKQWRSFLSVFDNGNITKNHVFISLCEVSPGIIWAGGYSSGIYQIDKKQMKVEFFTPSTFGDCDIRPDKYIRSIMKTSDGNIWSGGYYNLKQIDFARKNIRTYPGLSGITDIKEKDAQHMWIGTATGLYLLNKETGKFQNISMPIESFYINALYQIADSLLYIGTSNSGLLIYNYHRKSFEHFHKDNCPLISNNIYTILPDGNKSVLLSTENSLTSYYPEGKIFHNWTKEQGLKSDHFNASSGVLRKNGNFILGSTDGAIEFHKDMMIPRNYEFKMIFSDLRVFYQTVYPGDEGSPLEVDIDETQVLKLKYNQNIFSLRISSINYDYPSLVLYSWKLEGFYDGWSRPEKDCMIRFTNLSPGKYTLRVRAISSEDRRIVLEERDMEIMIEQPLWLSIWALILYAAVVAAIAIITLRVIILRKQRKASDEKIRFFINTAHDIRTPLTLIKAPLEELSEKENLTPSGRSNMNTAIRNVNALLRLTTNLINFERADTYSSALYVSEYELSTYMEEMINAFRAYADVKRISLTYESNFRYMNTWLDKDKMDSILKNLISNALKYTPEGGSVHIYTAETEDYWSVEVKDTGIGIPSSEQKKLFKIHFRGSNAINSKVTGSGIGLLLVWKLVHLHKGKINFTSTEGKGSCIKVTFPKGEKPYRKAIHSPKPGSEKVAYAESGVPKNVTPNIAYDATKQKQQQNSDLPKILIVEDNDELREYLRNTLSDDYNIQVCSDGKQALEIVKEYMPNMIISDIMMPEMRGDELCHVLKNDIETSHIPIILLTALNNDRNIIEGLKTGADEYIVKPFNIGILRATISNILTNRSLLRHKYANLELNDDEDATTCTNCSTDLDWKFISSVKKHVEENMDNGALNVEMLCSLLNMSRTSFYNKIKALTDQAPADYIRLIRLKRAAQLLKEQKYSITEVAEMTGFSDAKYFREVFKKHFSVSPSQYAKQKEEGE from the coding sequence ATGAGAAAATTTATCATTTTCTTTTTATTCACATACATTTCCTCCTTCTGCATCGCCCAAACTTATAAATATCTTGGCGTAGAAGATGGCTTGAGCAACCGTAGGGTATATGCCATTCAGAAAGGGCCGAAAGGATATATGTGGTTTCTTACGCACAATGGCATTGACCGCTATGACGGAAAAAATTTCAAGCAATACCGGCTTATAGACAGCGAAATAGAAGTTAACTCCATGCTCAATCTGAGTTGGCTATATGTTGGTGTGGATGGAACACTGTGGGAAATAGGCAAAAAAGGAAGAGTATTCCGCTATGATGCCAAACATGATCGCTTTCAGCTTGTATACAAGCTACCTGATGAAGTGGTAAAAGGAAATCCGACTCCCGTAAGCTATGGATTTATTGACAGCAACAATATTGTATGGCTCTGTAACGAAGAAGCATTGTATCTCTACGATACGAATACTGAGAAAACTACCGTTATCAAAAACCATATCGGAGAAAGTATTACGGATATCGAGCAAATCGACCCTGAACATTATTTCATCGGTACAGACGTCGGCATACATCATGCCGAATTAAAAGACAACGTTCTCAACCTTTCTCCATGCAACTGGCTTGATAAACTGAAGATGCAAGTGAACGAGTTATATTTCCATAAAGCAAACCGCAAACTATTCATCGGTACGTTCCAGAAAGGCATTTATCTGTATGATATGAATATTCATCAAACTGTAGAGCTGAATGTCGGTTTGCAGGATGTCAGCATTACACGTATCAAAGCCTTCAATGACAAAGAAATATTGATAGCTACAGATGGTGCCGGTATATATAAAATGAATGTGGATACCTATGAGTGCACCCCCTACATCGTGGCGGATTACAATAGCTACAATGCCATGAACGGCAACAGTATTTACGACTTCTATGTAGATGATGAACGCATCTGGATGGCTAATTACCCTATCGGCATCACAGTACGCAACAATCAATATGCCAGTTATGAATGGATCAAACATTCTATCGGCAACAAGCAATCACTCATCAATGACCAAGTGAATGCCATCATCGAAGATCACGAAGGTGATCTTTGGTTTGCTACCAATAATGGTATCAGTCTCTACTCCACTAAAACAAAGCAATGGCGCTCATTCCTCAGCGTGTTTGATAATGGCAACATAACCAAAAACCATGTTTTCATTTCTTTGTGCGAGGTATCACCCGGCATCATCTGGGCAGGCGGATACTCTTCGGGCATCTACCAGATCGATAAAAAACAGATGAAGGTGGAGTTCTTCACTCCTTCTACATTTGGCGATTGTGATATCCGCCCGGATAAGTACATACGTTCTATCATGAAAACTTCCGATGGTAATATCTGGTCCGGCGGCTATTATAATTTAAAACAAATAGATTTTGCACGCAAAAATATACGCACTTATCCGGGACTAAGCGGCATCACGGATATTAAAGAAAAGGATGCGCAACACATGTGGATAGGCACAGCCACAGGACTGTATCTCCTAAATAAGGAAACCGGTAAGTTTCAGAATATCTCGATGCCTATAGAGTCTTTTTATATCAACGCACTTTATCAGATAGCTGACAGTCTTCTGTATATAGGAACCAGTAATTCCGGATTGCTCATTTACAATTATCATAGAAAGTCGTTCGAGCATTTCCACAAAGACAACTGCCCGCTGATTTCCAACAACATATATACCATTCTTCCGGACGGGAATAAAAGTGTCCTGCTGAGTACCGAAAACAGCCTGACAAGTTATTACCCAGAGGGGAAAATTTTCCATAACTGGACCAAAGAGCAAGGATTGAAGAGCGATCACTTCAACGCATCATCAGGCGTACTGCGAAAAAACGGAAACTTCATTCTTGGAAGTACGGACGGAGCAATAGAGTTCCACAAAGATATGATGATTCCACGCAATTATGAGTTCAAAATGATATTCAGCGATTTGCGCGTATTCTATCAAACCGTTTACCCCGGCGATGAGGGTTCACCGCTGGAAGTGGACATAGATGAAACTCAAGTGTTAAAGCTGAAATACAATCAGAACATATTCTCTCTACGGATATCTTCTATCAACTACGATTATCCGTCATTGGTTCTGTATTCCTGGAAACTGGAAGGTTTCTATGACGGATGGAGCCGTCCTGAGAAAGATTGCATGATCCGGTTCACAAATCTGAGTCCCGGAAAATATACATTACGGGTACGTGCCATCTCCAGTGAAGACCGACGAATCGTTCTCGAAGAGCGTGACATGGAAATCATGATAGAACAGCCCTTATGGCTCAGCATATGGGCATTAATACTTTATGCCGCCGTGGTAGCCGCGATTGCCATTATCACATTGCGTGTCATTATCCTGCGCAAACAGCGTAAGGCTTCGGATGAGAAAATACGTTTCTTCATCAATACAGCGCATGATATTCGCACTCCGTTGACACTGATCAAAGCGCCACTGGAAGAACTCAGTGAAAAGGAAAATCTGACACCGAGCGGACGAAGCAATATGAATACTGCCATACGAAATGTGAACGCCCTGTTGCGACTGACGACCAATCTTATTAACTTCGAACGTGCAGACACTTATTCCAGTGCCCTATATGTATCCGAATATGAGTTGAGCACCTACATGGAGGAAATGATCAATGCTTTCCGGGCTTATGCCGACGTAAAACGTATCAGCCTGACTTATGAAAGTAATTTCCGCTACATGAATACCTGGCTTGACAAGGATAAGATGGATTCGATTCTGAAAAATCTGATATCCAATGCCTTGAAATATACACCGGAAGGTGGAAGCGTACATATCTATACAGCAGAAACAGAAGACTATTGGAGTGTGGAAGTAAAGGATACGGGTATTGGTATTCCGTCCTCAGAACAGAAAAAGCTCTTTAAAATACACTTCCGGGGTAGTAACGCCATCAACTCGAAAGTAACGGGTAGTGGTATCGGACTGTTACTGGTATGGAAACTTGTTCACCTGCATAAAGGCAAAATCAACTTTACGAGCACGGAAGGAAAAGGCTCCTGTATTAAGGTCACATTCCCAAAAGGTGAAAAACCTTATCGAAAAGCTATTCACAGTCCGAAACCGGGAAGTGAGAAAGTTGCTTATGCTGAATCGGGAGTGCCTAAGAATGTTACGCCAAACATTGCTTATGATGCAACTAAACAGAAACAACAGCAAAACAGTGATCTTCCGAAAATCCTGATTGTGGAAGATAATGATGAGTTGAGGGAATATCTCCGCAATACACTGTCGGACGACTATAACATACAAGTATGCAGCGATGGCAAACAAGCACTCGAAATAGTCAAGGAATATATGCCTAACATGATTATTTCGGATATCATGATGCCGGAAATGCGTGGGGACGAATTGTGTCATGTCTTAAAGAATGATATTGAAACCTCTCACATCCCCATCATTTTGCTCACAGCACTGAACAATGACCGCAACATCATTGAAGGATTGAAGACCGGAGCAGATGAGTATATTGTGAAGCCTTTCAATATAGGTATTCTCCGTGCTACGATATCCAACATCCTGACGAATCGCTCTTTGCTGCGACATAAATATGCTAATCTGGAACTGAATGATGATGAAGATGCCACAACTTGTACCAATTGTTCCACCGACCTTGACTGGAAATTCATTTCTTCCGTCAAGAAGCATGTGGAAGAAAATATGGATAACGGTGCACTCAATGTGGAAATGCTCTGTTCATTACTGAATATGAGTCGTACCAGCTTCTATAATAAAATTAAAGCCCTGACCGACCAGGCTCCGGCAGACTATATCCGATTGATACGTCTGAAACGTGCCGCACAACTACTGAAAGAGCAGAAATACAGCATAACTGAAGTTGCAGAAATGACTGGTTTCAGCGATGCGAAATACTTCCGAGAAGTATTCAAGAAGCATTTCAGTGTCAGCCCGAGCCAATATGCGAAACAGAAAGAAGAAGGGGAATAA
- a CDS encoding chromate transporter, translating into MNIYLEAFGLFSKIGVFTIGGGYAMVPLIEEEIVEKRKWIAKDDFIDLLAISQSTPGILAVNISIFIGYKLRGIRGSLVTTLGTILPSFFIILAIALFFHNFKDNTVVERIFKGIRPAVVALIAAPTFSMAKSAKINRYNVWIPIVSALIIWLLDFSPIWVIIIAGVGGYLYGRLHHPKVES; encoded by the coding sequence ATGAATATTTATTTAGAGGCATTCGGCCTTTTTTCTAAAATAGGAGTTTTCACTATCGGAGGTGGCTATGCCATGGTGCCACTCATAGAGGAAGAAATTGTGGAGAAACGAAAGTGGATCGCCAAAGACGATTTTATAGACTTACTTGCCATTTCCCAATCGACTCCTGGCATTCTTGCGGTTAACATTTCTATTTTCATAGGATATAAACTACGGGGAATTCGTGGTAGTCTGGTGACTACTTTAGGTACTATATTGCCATCATTCTTCATTATTCTTGCCATTGCTTTATTCTTCCATAACTTCAAAGACAATACAGTTGTAGAGCGCATTTTCAAGGGCATCCGCCCGGCGGTAGTCGCACTGATTGCCGCTCCTACATTCAGTATGGCGAAATCGGCAAAAATCAACCGTTACAATGTCTGGATACCCATTGTATCTGCACTGATCATCTGGTTGTTGGACTTCTCTCCTATCTGGGTAATCATCATCGCCGGTGTAGGAGGATACCTGTACGGACGGTTACACCATCCCAAAGTTGAAAGTTGA